A genomic region of Alicyclobacillus sp. SO9 contains the following coding sequences:
- a CDS encoding M48 family metalloprotease has translation MRRTSILSQYSYCFTALGITVLVVVSFGFGMISEVRHVLWIETMGTIASVPPWLWITATTSVLITTVIWYRIAVGAIHYSLRRNSLVREITNWLSPLSEELIPPDILHTAHWHIIEDSKRYAFTWGILRQNIGISRGLWEALDSAGRRAVMYHESAHASARDPLQQTILQTLSLSFGPLGMTQLYNRYLVRREILADVRALDANGGNDVPLITALLTAVQSEPGLETQVGLTGAFEARVEFISTGRIPTWWDTALRLRFVPTLLAVSLTIGQGVLIWCH, from the coding sequence ATGAGACGCACATCTATTTTGTCTCAATACAGCTATTGCTTCACCGCTTTGGGCATCACTGTGTTAGTTGTGGTTTCCTTTGGCTTCGGTATGATCAGCGAGGTTCGGCACGTTTTGTGGATTGAAACAATGGGAACGATTGCATCTGTCCCACCTTGGCTCTGGATTACCGCAACAACTTCCGTCCTTATCACGACTGTAATTTGGTACCGCATTGCGGTAGGAGCCATTCACTACTCTCTGAGACGAAACTCACTTGTCAGAGAGATTACCAATTGGTTAAGTCCACTGTCAGAAGAACTCATTCCCCCTGACATCCTTCATACCGCCCATTGGCACATCATTGAGGATTCCAAGCGGTACGCCTTTACTTGGGGTATTCTTCGACAGAACATCGGTATCTCAAGAGGACTCTGGGAAGCCCTTGACTCAGCCGGCCGAAGAGCGGTCATGTATCATGAGTCCGCTCATGCGTCTGCTCGTGATCCGCTGCAACAAACCATCCTTCAAACCCTGTCGTTATCTTTCGGGCCGCTCGGTATGACCCAACTGTACAACCGCTATCTGGTGAGAAGGGAAATTCTGGCTGATGTTCGGGCGCTGGACGCAAACGGCGGTAACGATGTCCCCCTCATTACGGCACTCTTGACGGCCGTTCAATCGGAGCCGGGTCTTGAAACACAGGTGGGTTTGACGGGAGCATTTGAAGCCAGGGTTGAGTTCATTTCCACTGGCAGAATTCCGACTTGGTGGGATACCGCCTTGAGACTGCGCTTCGTTCCCACACTCCTGGCTGTCTCCCTAACCATCGGCCAAGGCGTCTTAATTTGGTGCCACTGA
- a CDS encoding DMT family transporter translates to MKPNRLFANTTLLLITVVWGATFTLTKDALQTVHVFPFLTIRFFLATLVLLLIALMSGPSRTALLRKSTWFVGAALGLSLFLAYGLQTLGLSTTGAAVSGFLTGLNVVLVPILSIPFLRHLPSLRIWIGVALAVIGLALLSGYDLLLVKPGDIYVLMCALFLALQILLVEKWGNLSDSLALAVVELGVVAAGSLFSSIVSSHSSELFQWSPWFRPSVLWPIMINAVFGTSLAYWAQNVFQKYTGSAQIALIFSMEPVFAAIVAWLFLDEQLSVLGWIGGACIFLSMLIADPGISLRRLRMKKLDVHP, encoded by the coding sequence ATGAAACCAAATCGCTTGTTTGCAAACACTACCTTGCTTCTTATTACCGTGGTATGGGGGGCGACTTTTACTTTAACAAAGGACGCTTTGCAGACCGTGCACGTGTTTCCCTTTCTGACCATTAGATTTTTCCTGGCAACACTTGTATTGTTGCTGATTGCCCTCATGTCAGGACCGTCGCGCACAGCATTGCTGCGAAAATCGACATGGTTTGTTGGCGCAGCGCTGGGCCTGTCACTGTTTCTAGCCTATGGTCTGCAGACTTTGGGCTTGAGCACCACGGGAGCCGCAGTGAGCGGCTTTTTGACAGGATTAAACGTTGTCCTTGTCCCGATTTTGTCCATCCCGTTTTTACGACACTTGCCCAGCCTGAGAATCTGGATTGGAGTCGCTCTGGCTGTCATCGGATTAGCCTTGTTATCCGGATATGACCTGCTTTTGGTCAAGCCGGGAGATATATACGTCCTGATGTGTGCACTGTTTCTTGCATTGCAAATCCTGCTAGTAGAAAAATGGGGGAATCTGTCTGATTCCTTAGCGCTTGCAGTGGTTGAGTTGGGCGTTGTTGCTGCAGGGAGTCTCTTTAGCAGCATAGTATCTTCCCACAGCTCTGAGTTGTTTCAATGGTCTCCCTGGTTTCGACCCTCTGTGTTGTGGCCAATCATGATTAACGCAGTCTTCGGCACATCACTGGCCTATTGGGCGCAAAATGTGTTTCAGAAGTATACTGGGTCGGCTCAAATTGCACTTATTTTCTCCATGGAACCCGTTTTTGCAGCCATTGTTGCTTGGCTGTTTTTAGATGAACAACTGTCAGTTTTGGGTTGGATCGGCGGGGCGTGTATTTTTCTCAGCATGCTTATAGCCGATCCCGGTATTTCACTGAGAAGATTGCGGATGAAGAAGCTTGATGTCCACCCTTAG
- a CDS encoding BlaI/MecI/CopY family transcriptional regulator has protein sequence MERGALRKKALLLVRQQGPCSASQVRTELCKDQEISLNAVQTVLNRLVEQGLLIRNGTRRHFTYEAKPSEETVKQRAEQAAMDLLLQSGDVGLAHFVDTLDKIQPDMVKKLEQVLEQRRTKGE, from the coding sequence ATGGAAAGAGGGGCTCTGCGGAAAAAGGCACTCTTGCTGGTTCGTCAGCAGGGGCCGTGCAGCGCAAGTCAGGTTCGAACGGAACTTTGTAAAGATCAGGAGATTTCATTAAACGCAGTTCAAACGGTACTGAACCGGCTTGTTGAACAAGGACTACTTATCCGAAATGGAACGCGCCGCCACTTCACATACGAGGCAAAGCCGTCCGAAGAGACTGTAAAACAGCGCGCAGAACAGGCTGCCATGGATCTTTTGCTGCAGTCAGGAGATGTCGGTTTAGCCCACTTCGTTGATACCTTGGATAAAATACAGCCGGATATGGTTAAAAAACTCGAACAAGTACTTGAACAACGGCGTACCAAAGGAGAGTAG
- a CDS encoding TetR/AcrR family transcriptional regulator: MTEEGRRPGRPRADSMETPTADRILEVAGRLFMELGFDGVSTDEVARQTGITKAMIYYYFSSKTGLFTASMERMMRSIQGKTAAILHHDEPLYNRLLEIAEIRLSISASRHDLDAVLRTSRSALSDEQLGRIKAAEEQLVQVVIDAFQKGIEDKEVGDYSPTMLAHVYISALSAGDSHKLREDYEKRDPKRIAREIVDILWAGMRLQAE, encoded by the coding sequence TTGACAGAAGAAGGTCGTCGACCAGGTAGACCGCGGGCTGATTCAATGGAAACTCCCACGGCAGATAGAATACTAGAAGTTGCCGGAAGATTGTTTATGGAGCTTGGATTTGACGGTGTGAGTACAGATGAGGTGGCTCGCCAAACCGGTATCACAAAAGCGATGATATATTATTACTTTTCATCCAAGACAGGGTTGTTTACAGCTTCGATGGAACGCATGATGCGTTCCATTCAAGGAAAGACGGCTGCTATCCTGCACCATGACGAACCACTCTATAACCGCCTGCTGGAAATTGCCGAAATCCGCCTGAGTATCAGTGCATCGCGACATGACTTGGACGCCGTTTTAAGAACCTCCCGCAGCGCCTTGAGTGACGAGCAATTGGGACGCATCAAAGCGGCAGAAGAACAACTGGTTCAGGTTGTTATAGATGCTTTTCAAAAGGGGATTGAGGACAAAGAAGTTGGAGACTATTCTCCAACTATGTTGGCCCATGTGTATATCTCGGCACTGTCAGCCGGCGATTCGCATAAACTCCGGGAAGACTATGAAAAACGCGATCCAAAGCGGATCGCGCGTGAAATCGTAGACATACTTTGGGCTGGAATGAGACTTCAAGCTGAGTAG
- a CDS encoding YncE family protein gives MNKYSARHLVIPAAALVGILATGCGTVSATPTSSSTNSSTGANMTNGTSASSSGNSTGTAAPMSGMKGELLIGAAASSPMKMQGNGNFYIEHASSGKLSTIALSKGANAFRAAIDGNKAYVPTKQGKTYVINLQSGKVTSSFSSPKGARIANTAKADHLLLITGNSSITAYSLPSLKQKWQLKTGGQALSIAGQTAYLSGQMATKTQIVDLKSGKITGSIPVGHIEDSVYDKQQHTLWLANWNNGQMTIVNTKTNKVEGSVTKKEGGGFNMKNMMKSSGGFMQLAAGPAGKRVYAASFSGNIMVYNAAKNTFAKDIRVGKMSMLSGLAINPSGTVAYTTVENKMETVAVSLKTGKIKHTYPNLMSNRWFVIH, from the coding sequence ATGAATAAATACTCGGCTAGACATCTCGTTATTCCTGCGGCGGCGCTGGTTGGTATCCTCGCAACCGGTTGCGGAACCGTTTCAGCAACCCCCACTTCTTCGTCGACAAATTCCTCTACTGGGGCAAACATGACGAATGGAACATCGGCATCGAGCAGCGGTAATTCGACAGGAACAGCCGCTCCAATGTCTGGCATGAAAGGCGAACTGTTAATTGGAGCAGCTGCAAGCAGTCCAATGAAGATGCAAGGTAACGGGAACTTCTACATCGAGCATGCAAGTTCCGGAAAACTCAGCACAATTGCACTGTCTAAGGGAGCTAATGCCTTCCGTGCTGCTATCGACGGAAATAAGGCTTATGTCCCGACCAAGCAGGGCAAAACCTATGTCATAAACCTTCAATCCGGCAAAGTCACAAGCAGTTTTTCGTCTCCCAAAGGAGCGCGTATCGCAAACACGGCTAAAGCGGATCACCTGCTCCTCATCACTGGCAACAGTTCCATCACAGCGTATTCCCTTCCTTCACTCAAACAAAAATGGCAGTTGAAGACGGGCGGGCAAGCCCTTTCTATAGCAGGTCAGACAGCCTACTTGTCAGGTCAAATGGCAACCAAAACACAGATTGTCGATTTGAAATCGGGGAAAATTACGGGCTCAATTCCCGTAGGTCACATCGAAGACTCTGTTTATGACAAGCAGCAGCACACGCTCTGGTTGGCCAATTGGAACAATGGTCAGATGACGATTGTGAATACGAAGACGAATAAGGTTGAGGGTTCCGTTACAAAGAAAGAAGGCGGAGGTTTCAATATGAAGAATATGATGAAGTCGTCAGGCGGTTTCATGCAACTCGCAGCGGGTCCTGCCGGAAAGAGGGTCTATGCCGCATCTTTCAGCGGAAACATTATGGTTTATAATGCCGCTAAAAACACCTTTGCAAAAGATATTCGTGTTGGGAAAATGTCCATGTTAAGCGGACTTGCCATCAATCCTTCAGGCACTGTGGCCTACACGACGGTTGAGAACAAAATGGAAACGGTCGCAGTATCGTTGAAGACGGGGAAGATCAAGCACACCTACCCCAACCTGATGTCTAACAGGTGGTTTG
- a CDS encoding manganese efflux pump, translating into MDWTLAFLTLNVIGIAANLDNTTVGIAYGTKGLRVPYWVNFIINIMGYGFAFVGGLFGQMITRIVSVEQTKWIACIVLVSIGLYFLYQGYLAPRLFASRAQPPAMLRPGWRQAIALGFALSASNLVTSFGATVADYANIWWTSISIALWGYILFWLGNIIGIGVFARLFGKYSALAAGIALILVGIVQVR; encoded by the coding sequence ATGGACTGGACATTGGCCTTTCTAACGTTGAATGTCATTGGCATAGCAGCCAACCTCGACAATACGACAGTCGGTATTGCCTACGGGACAAAAGGCCTCCGGGTTCCATATTGGGTGAATTTCATTATTAACATCATGGGCTACGGTTTTGCCTTTGTCGGCGGCTTGTTTGGCCAAATGATTACGAGGATTGTATCCGTCGAGCAGACAAAGTGGATTGCATGCATTGTGCTTGTTAGTATCGGTCTCTATTTCTTGTATCAGGGCTACTTAGCACCACGCTTGTTTGCATCCCGGGCACAACCACCTGCTATGCTGCGGCCAGGATGGAGGCAAGCCATTGCGCTCGGATTCGCTTTGTCTGCAAGCAATCTTGTTACGTCATTTGGCGCCACGGTGGCTGACTATGCCAACATCTGGTGGACATCGATTAGTATCGCTCTCTGGGGCTACATTCTGTTTTGGCTGGGAAACATTATTGGCATTGGCGTCTTTGCTCGCTTGTTTGGAAAGTATTCTGCACTGGCTGCGGGCATTGCTCTGATTCTCGTAGGCATTGTCCAAGTCCGCTAA
- a CDS encoding DUF4025 domain-containing protein, whose amino-acid sequence MTKRHYETNHQEGLSQDEMEGLAIIQEQILDAYNAGTSDEPDLFGKTKGVNDVPSEHTDEDS is encoded by the coding sequence GTGACTAAGCGACACTATGAAACAAACCATCAAGAAGGTCTCTCTCAGGATGAAATGGAGGGATTAGCCATAATCCAGGAGCAGATTCTCGATGCCTACAATGCCGGAACCAGTGACGAACCCGACCTATTTGGAAAGACCAAGGGTGTCAATGATGTACCTTCCGAACACACTGATGAGGATTCCTGA
- a CDS encoding MFS transporter gives MDDETSVSFVPLIKNRPYLVLISAQSVSNLGDWLYILALIVLVGVHWHASPGMIAVMMLCLSTPMILLGPFVGVLADRFNRTVIMMLSNLVMAALVMAIPSTHKLWVLFLVLIAIGSFESLFAPAEQGKLKEIVPDHQIHQATATKTAVNQITKVIGPGLSGLLVASFGAMSAFYLDGASFIISTVLLLFTMRVHQGHETSPNLSTGQYHAHRQTADSESEDSQDEGIRGSEQQQNESFLARFRVGWNHILKRRFLLVGLFLLSIILLIIQLTDSQFITLLRLLPNFTPNLFGYLMAAAGGGTLITALISNQFKKVSSVYMMGIGSVGLAVGYGGIACLVEFHWAWWLIPMLAFIAGIGAGFVFIPFQAAVQRDTPVELTGRVFGVIGSFTTGAALLGPVVGGAIITLFGPVDGFLITGTALAIIAVGVLILKNWMKPGDNVGTKSDGRAQETTTG, from the coding sequence ATGGATGATGAGACTTCTGTATCGTTTGTACCGCTGATTAAGAATAGGCCCTATTTGGTGCTCATTTCTGCACAATCCGTCTCCAACTTGGGAGATTGGTTGTATATTCTTGCCCTTATCGTTCTGGTTGGTGTGCATTGGCATGCGTCACCAGGCATGATTGCTGTGATGATGTTGTGCCTTTCTACGCCAATGATACTGCTCGGGCCGTTTGTGGGTGTTCTGGCCGATCGCTTTAATCGAACCGTCATCATGATGCTTTCCAACCTCGTCATGGCTGCTTTAGTCATGGCCATTCCATCCACCCATAAGCTATGGGTTCTTTTTCTTGTCTTAATTGCCATTGGCAGCTTTGAATCTCTGTTTGCGCCGGCTGAACAAGGAAAGCTCAAAGAAATTGTTCCAGACCATCAAATTCATCAAGCGACAGCGACAAAGACAGCCGTTAACCAAATCACGAAGGTCATTGGACCGGGCTTAAGCGGCTTGCTGGTGGCATCATTTGGTGCAATGTCAGCCTTCTATTTGGATGGCGCGTCTTTTATCATATCGACCGTCCTGCTGCTGTTTACTATGAGGGTGCACCAAGGTCATGAAACTTCACCTAACCTGAGCACAGGACAATACCATGCGCATCGACAGACTGCGGACAGTGAGTCTGAGGACAGTCAGGATGAAGGCATTCGAGGGTCAGAACAACAACAGAACGAATCGTTTTTAGCACGATTTCGCGTTGGCTGGAATCACATTCTTAAGCGGAGGTTTCTTCTTGTTGGACTTTTTCTCCTTTCCATCATTCTCCTCATTATTCAGTTAACGGATTCTCAATTTATAACTCTGTTACGACTTCTCCCGAATTTCACTCCAAATCTCTTCGGATATTTGATGGCAGCAGCCGGAGGCGGGACTCTCATTACCGCTCTCATCTCAAACCAGTTTAAAAAAGTGTCCTCTGTCTACATGATGGGAATTGGTTCTGTCGGTTTGGCAGTTGGTTACGGCGGTATTGCATGCCTCGTTGAGTTCCATTGGGCTTGGTGGCTGATACCGATGCTTGCATTCATTGCGGGAATCGGAGCGGGTTTTGTGTTTATTCCGTTTCAAGCGGCAGTGCAAAGAGATACACCCGTAGAGCTGACAGGGAGGGTGTTCGGTGTCATTGGTAGTTTCACTACAGGTGCCGCATTGCTGGGCCCGGTTGTCGGAGGCGCCATCATTACACTGTTTGGACCAGTTGACGGATTTTTGATTACGGGTACAGCTTTGGCTATCATTGCTGTAGGAGTTCTTATCTTAAAAAACTGGATGAAACCGGGTGATAACGTTGGCACCAAAAGTGACGGAAGAGCACAAGAGACAACGACGGGCTGA